In Levilactobacillus brevis, a single genomic region encodes these proteins:
- a CDS encoding methyltransferase domain-containing protein, translating into MKKIDEAAAFLTAHVNLFRCPVCLAPYDHVDGHSLVCPQGHNVDLSKKGTLYFMQRAVASEYDNAMLAARRRMLQAGLFAGITAEFAAQMPAGPQTILDVGCGEGTPLADVLQRRDNRDTAIGFDLSKPGINLATQLGSSAFFCVADLAQMPFSDGTFTTVLDLFSPSAYKEFNRVLAPGGRLLKVIPNADYLIELRQAIFPAGSAHATYDNGNVLGLFKQHYPTATTQRIRYQVPVPADLFADLMLMTPMHWGADEAQLAEVQAHPFDHITVDVTLLSAQVN; encoded by the coding sequence ATGAAAAAGATTGATGAAGCGGCTGCTTTTTTGACCGCGCACGTAAATTTATTCCGCTGTCCCGTCTGCCTCGCCCCGTACGATCACGTCGACGGACACAGCCTGGTCTGTCCGCAGGGGCACAACGTGGATCTGTCCAAGAAGGGTACCCTATACTTCATGCAACGTGCCGTGGCCAGTGAATACGACAATGCCATGTTGGCCGCCCGGCGCCGGATGCTCCAGGCCGGCTTGTTTGCCGGGATTACGGCCGAATTCGCCGCCCAAATGCCGGCCGGTCCGCAGACCATTCTCGACGTGGGTTGCGGGGAGGGCACGCCATTGGCGGATGTTCTGCAACGCCGCGACAATCGCGATACCGCCATTGGCTTTGACCTCTCCAAGCCGGGAATTAATCTGGCGACGCAACTGGGAAGTTCCGCCTTCTTCTGCGTGGCCGATCTGGCCCAGATGCCCTTTAGTGACGGGACCTTCACCACGGTCCTGGATCTCTTCTCACCGTCGGCCTACAAGGAGTTTAACCGCGTGCTCGCCCCCGGTGGTCGTCTGTTGAAAGTGATCCCCAACGCCGATTACCTGATTGAATTGCGACAGGCCATCTTCCCGGCCGGTAGTGCGCACGCCACCTACGATAACGGCAACGTGCTGGGCTTATTTAAGCAACACTACCCAACGGCGACGACCCAGCGAATTCGCTATCAAGTGCCGGTACCAGCGGACCTATTCGCCGACTTGATGCTGATGACTCCGATGCACTGGGGTGCTGATGAGGCCCAACTGGCGGAGGTTCAAGCCCATCCGTTCGACCACATCACCGTCGATGTGACTTTGTTAAGCGCGCAAGTGAATTGA